DNA from Candidatus Hydrogenedentota bacterium:
AGAGGGTGAGTAAGCGTCTCTGCCGTGGTGGTGAGCGTCTTGCCGTCGATTACGTAGCCCAGGTAGGCATAATTCGAGTCGATAACGTTGGCGCATGAGGAGAGATCGGTGCAGTCCTCGTTGTTCGCCGCGACGTCAAGCGGTGAGACGCTCCCGAACAGGTTGCGCCCGTCTGCTGCTGTATACCAACTCTCCTCAATGAACTCCTCCGCGGAGGGGCACTTCACGAGGTTGGGGTCGGTAAGGTATTCGGGATAGACCTTCGGAATTTCTGGCCCGGCATCCGCGCCGAACCCCGGTACCCCGGGAGGGAAGATATAGAACTTGATAAATTCGTCCGGCCATTTTTCTTCTCGGGCCTCGTTCGCGAACATCTTGTATACGATGCCCCACTGTTTCAGATTGTTCTGGCAGGATGCCCGCCGCGCCGCTTCGCGTGCACGGGCCAGTGCAGGCAACAAAATGGCCGCAAGAATGGCGATGATGGCGATTACGACCAGTAATTCGATGAGCGTGAAGCCACGTTTCGATTGCATTGGATCGTCTCCTCAAGTCGTTCCAGTTTTCTACCAGTAAACGCCGAGCCAACTGCCGATCACGGATACCGATGCGCGGGGCCTTCCGCCCGCGCAAATCGGTTACTGCAAAAGCGCACTGCTTCATAACGATGTGTTTGTTCGATGCCCTCCCTCGTGTACGGACCCACCGAGACTAAGAACGGACACTGCGCCCTGCGAACGTCGTCACGCCACCAGAACTCGGTGCGGCCCCTTGCGGCCACGTCCGGGCCGCGCGACCCTGACATTCGTCACCCGGTCAGGGCGCCGCTCGATCCATGCCACGCAGCCGCCGTTCAATGCCAGGTAACGGAGCGGCACAGCGCGCAGAGAAAGTTCGCGAGGACCGCCCGATTGGAGCTCCCCACCCGGCGTACAAACGGAGTCAGTGACACATTCATGCCCGAACAATACGGAGTCACTTGCAGCTAGGGCACCATCATCGGGCCTCGGCCGGATTTTGTCAATAGCGTGGAACGGCGCGGTCCGGTGGAACTGGCAAAGACGCACCGCGATTCGACGCCACGCGTCGGAGCATTGCGGCGCCGGGCAGGCGCCCGGCCGTCACGTTTCTTCTCTATTACAGGTGTCAGCGGCGCATTGAGGAACTTCCGGCGCGATGATAAGCTACGCGTGGTTTCACCAAACGAGAGGAGATTGGTGCCGTGAAGAAAGAAGCGATATTGGCGATTGCCGCAGGCTTTGTGTTCTTGGGGGCCGGCTGCGGCGGCGCGCATCCAAAGTTGGAGGAAACGAAGGAGTCCGGCGAAAAGGCCGGCGTGGCCGTCAAGACCGACGCGGACGCAATGAAGGCTTTCCAGGACGCCGCGGCGCAGCAGCAACAAGAAGTGCAGCAAACGCCTCCAGCACAATAATCGCGATCGAACCCCGTCGCTGTAGCCGCCGCGAGGCGGCGGCTACAGCGTTCTTGTTTCTGGCAGCGCATGCGCGATCGAAGCCTGTGTCGACCGAGACGGCGCCGCAAGCGCAGCGTTCCGGTGCGTCGCATTTCCCGGCAGGGCGGTGAGCGGGTCCCCGAAGCGTTCTTGAATAGGTCAGGGCCGCGGCTGCCTTACGGTAGCCGCGGCCCTGTGTTGAACCTAACGCGTATTGCCGCGTCGCGGCAAGTCGCTTAGTTACCCGGGTTCAGGTTCTCGTCCACGCGCGCGAAGTTCGACTGGACCGGCTCCTTCGAACCGTACTTGACGAACTCGACGTGACCGTCCATGTACAGGACGTTGCTGCCGCCGGGGACGTGGTTGAAGTCTTCCGGTTTCGTCGACGTGCGGTCAAGCATCACGTAGATTTCGCTCTGCGCCTGTGCGCTTCCCGCCGGGTTATTGATGTCGGTGATCAGGAAGCGCTCGATACCCTCACGCAGCTTCAGGATGAGGTTGCCGCCGCTGTTGCCTGCGCCCGAAGCAACTGACACGTCGTTGTTCGTGAGCGCGTTAAACGCCGTGGGGTCCTGCGAGCTCAGGAACGCGATGTACTGCGGAAGCGCCGCGTTGCCTAGTTTGACGATCAACTCGAGGAACTGTTGCGGGCCGAACTTGTTCGCCGCGTCCGGAATCGGGTCCGAACCGAACAGCACCAGCAGCGCCGACAGCGCGACCAAGTTCGACGTCGGATCAGTGTCGCTGTTGCGATCCATCAGGTAGCCGAAATACGCGTAGCTCGCATCAATCGAGTTCATGCACACGCCACCATGATTGCAGCCAGGACCGGAGATGGCGTTGTTCTCGGGAACGTAGTCGTCATCGATCGCAGTGCCGAACAGGTTGCGGCCATCCACGCTGCTCGTCCAAAGGTCCGAACCACCAGACGCATCAGACGGGCAGGCCGAAACCGCCGGATCCGACAGGTATTCAGGGTAAATCTGGGGAACGTACGGACCCGCATTGAATCCCAAGCTCACATCCGAAATCGGGTTGCCGAGCGGGGGCAAAGTGATCTTGAAGAAGAAATCCGGCCATTTCTCTTCTTTCGCTTCGTTCGCGAACATCTTGTACACGATACCCCACTGCTTCAGGTTGTTCTGGCAGCTCGCACGACGCGCCGCTTCACGGGCACGCGCCAGCGCCGGCAACAGGATTGCAGCCAGGATGGCGATAATCGCGATTACCACCAACAGCTCAATCAGGGTAAATCCACGTTTCGACCTCATTAGTTTGTCTCCTCAAGTCGTTGCAGTTTATAAACTTAACTAATAAAAGCGTACTACTGTCTGCTGTCCGCGGACTACGCGCTCAGACTTACGTGCCGCTTGGAATGCAGACGACAAACAAACCACTTTCCGATATGAACTTTGACCCTCCCTTGCGCGTTCAACACCGAGCCCACACGTACCGGCCATTGACGCATGCTCATGTTCGGGATTCAGATGCCCAGGAAAACCATGCGCCCACAGACGGTTACTCTCACCGGCGAAACTCACTCCATTCCCGTGCACCGAGCGGTGAGAATCAATCCCGCACTTCGCTTACCCGCAGCAAAAATGCGGTAATACACTGACTTTAACTATAGCCCCGAAACAATGCCGTGTCAACGATTCGCGGACCCGCCTTCGGCGCGTCCCCACATACCGGCTACAGACAATCGAAAGCTGCCGTACGAATATGCCGCCCGCAGCACTTCACTTCGATCAACCGCCTACACAACCGGTACACCTGATGACATCGGTGTCAATATAGACCCGCTGTACATGCATTGTCAAGGAGGTTTTCGGGAACGACTCCGGGTCCTCCGCCCGCCAATCGCCCAGCCCCATCGCCGCCGCGAGCACCGAGGAACATCCGGCCGATCATGACATGCTGGAAACCTGCCACGCTTGCCGGAGGAGTTCGGGAGTTGCTATTCTGTCGCCCGTGCGGCGAGTCGCACATGTCGATCCGTGCGATTTCAGATCGTTCGGTCGCCCGGCTGTGCGTGCATTTTCGTCGGTGAGACCGTGTCTCGACCAAACAGGTAAGTGTAACAAGAGGGAGTACTTCAGATGTTTAGAGCGCTACTTTCTTCCATAGTACTTTGTCTATTCGCGTCGGCCGCGCTTATGGGGTGCGGCGGGGGCAGCAGCGAGGAAGTCTCCCCGCCAAGTAAGCAGACCGATGAACAGAAGGGTGGTCTCAGGAACTTCGTCGACAACCAGATGGGCACCGGCCAGGAGAACGCGCCACCGGAGGCGCCGGCGCAATAACGCTGTTATACTGCGCCCCCAGTTTGCATGCACGGTAGCCACATCCCCCTGAATCCCCCTTCAAAGGGGGACTCAAAGAATCGCAAAACGACGGCGTTGGTCTTGTCTTAAGTCCCCCTTTGAAGGGGGATTCAGGGGGATGTAAGGCCGCAAGAAAAGACCGATGGCCGGTCAGTAACCTGACCGGCCATCACAACGAATCCTACGGAAACAGACTAATTATCCGGCTGCGCCTACAACGTGCGCCATCGCCTCTGACACGAAATCCTTTCCGGGATATTTGATGAAATCGACGTGTCCGTCCATGTACAGCGTATTCGCGCCGCCCGGAATGTGATTGAACAGGTGGGGCGCCGTTCCAAGAAGGTCGGTCATAACCGGGACTTCGCTCTGCGCGGACGCCGAACCTGCGGGACTGTTGATGTCGGTAATCAGATACCGCTCGATACCTTCCCGAAGGTGGAAGATCGTGTTCGATCCGGCGTTACCCTTGCCCTGAAGCTGGGTGCCCAGTCCAAGCGCTCCGGCAACTACTGTAACTTCAGTGCCGGTAATGTTGATATCGTCGCGGCACTTCTGCAACTGATCAAGGAACCCCTGCTCACTGATGCCACCGCCCATAAGAGCATGGAAACCCTCGATATACGCGAACATCGCGAGAACCTGACCGGAAACCATGGTTCCCGGAGGCGCGGTGTAGCCGAACGCTGCCAAGACGGCCGCAGAAATGTCTTCCGAGTCCGCCCTGTCCATCATCCAACCGAGATAGTAGTAGCTCTCGTCGCCCGCAGCCCAACCACCCGGCTTATCGCCGTAGTTGTCAAGACCGAACTCGTCGCAGGGGATATGGAACCAGGGCTCGTCTGTGGCCGGGTTATTGAAGAGGCCCGGATCCGGCTCGGACGGGCAGATCAGAATGTTCGCGTCAGTCAGATACTCCGGGAAAACATCGAGTGGATAGACCATGTACGATGTCGCAGCGTCGCCCGCGAGCGGAAGGGCCGCGTTTGCAACGCCGGGGACCGGGTCGCAGTCGACACCCTGTTTGCGTTCCGCTTGGCAAATGGCCGGATACTGCTCGCCCTTGCTTTCGTTCGCGAACATCTTCAGCACGATTCCCCACTGCTTCAGATTGTTCTGGCAGCTCGCACGACGCGCCGCTTCACGGGCACGTGCCAGCGCCGGCAACAAGATTGCAGCCAAGATGGCGATGATCGCGATCACCACCAACAGCTCGATCAAGGTGAAACCTCGTTTCGACTTCATTGGTAATTCTCCTCAAGCCGTTACAGTTTATAAACTTAACTAATAAAAGCGCACTACCGTCTGCTGTTTGCGCACCGCGCGCTCAGGCCCGCTTCCATTCGGACATGCAGACAGCAAACAAACCACTACGAGTTCTGTGTTTTACCCTCCATCGCGCGTTAGACACCGAGCCCACACTTGCCAAATACCGTCGCACGACACCAGGATTTCTTTTCAGTATCGAAGATGCCGTACGCCGATAATAGACGACAACCCGCCCCGAAAAAGTTCACCCGACTCCCTTGCACCGAGCCCTGGGATTACGCCAAGCATCCCGCTTTCCCTCGAGCGGTACGCACAAACATAGTCCTGATCCAAATATAGCCCCGAAATCCAACTGAGTCAACGGCGGGAGGGCCTGAATTCCGCGCGTATGCGCATCCAAGCCCGAATTACCAACCACCGGCTGAGCGCTTACGCCGCCCCCAACCACACCTACACTTTACGTGCCTCTTCGCCCTAGACACGCCGTTGACACCGGTGTCAATATAGACCGGCCTTGTATCTTTTGTCAATAGGTTTTCGAGAATGGTACCTCTCGACACACTTTGGGTATACTGTGGGTCTATCCTTCATAAATATTCGCGTTGACCGCAGGGTGCGAAGCGACGTATCGACAGCAATGCCGAAACATACAATTTACGATATAGCCCGACTGGCCGGTGTATCGGGTAAGACCGTCAGCCGTGTCCTGAACGACGAGCCGGGCGTACGACCGGAGACCCGCAGCCGTGTCGAATCCGTCATCGAACAAATGGGCTACCAGCCCCACCATGGCGCGCGGAGCATGCGCGGCCAGCACCGGGACTGCGTCGGCGTCGTGTTCTCCGCCCCGCTCCAGGTCGTGCCGATCAGCCAACAACAAGTCAACTGGCTATTTCTCGAACTCTACCGGGTTTTCGGCGCGCGCGGGAAGTTCATTTGCTTCGATCTGAATTCATCCCCGAACGGCACGCGGGGCGATGACTATGCCCGCGCACTCTGGCAGCGGCGATGCAACGGGTGCATCGTGCACGGCGCGCTCCGCCTGGGCGACAAAACGATCCTGCGCATTCACAAGAGCGGCAGCCCGTACATGGCGCTCAACCGGTTCGACTCGATTCCCGATCTGTGCTGTGCGACGGTCGACTTCGAAGAAGCGGCGTATCGCAGCACGAAACGCCTCATCGATCGCGGCCACACGCGTATCGGCATGCTTCAGGCATTCAGCAAGTTTCAGGCGGGCAACGAGCGGCGCAACGGCTACATCCGCGCGTATGACGAATCGGGCATTCCCGTCGATGACACCCTGATTCGGCCCGTCTCTTTCGCAGGGTCCGAGGTTACGACCGCGACGCGCGAACTGCTCGTGGACCAGTCGGCCACCGCGATCATCGATTGCAGCATGCTGGAGGACGCATCGTGGCTCCTGGCGGGCGCGGCCCACGCCGGCCGCGCACCCGGCTCGGATTTCGAAATCATCGACTGGACCTACGGAGCGGATTCCGTGGTTCATTCCAACGCGTGCGCGCATGTACGCCTGCCGCTGCGCGAGGCCGGGTCCGAGGGCATCGAACTGCTGCTCCAATGGTTCGATCGCGAGCGCGACGAACCGTTCCAAATTATCCGCCGCCCCGAGCTCATCGAACCCGACGCTATCCGCGATCAACAAAAAGCAACGCCCGTGTTCGACACCCTCGCCTAGGCGCCCGCCCCGATCGGTCATTCATACCGCATCCCCGCCCCGCCGAGACGGCCAAACATTGACGGTCTGACCGCGCGGCGATATGATTCGATAGGGATGAAAACACTTGGCGTCGATACCAGCACTCCGGTAAACGCCGTGGCCCTGTGCGAAGGCGGACGTATCTTGGTGGAGACACACGTCGACTGCGGCCGGGCACACGCCGAGCGGCTTATGGCGACGGCGGATTGGGTCCTCGGCGAGGCCGGTATTGGCCTCGAGGCCGTCGGCATGCTCGCGGTTTCCGTAGGGCCGGGATCGTTCACGGGACTTCGCATCGGAGTGGCCGCGTGGAAAGGCCTCGCCCTCGCGCGCGGCCTTCCCCTCGCCGGCGTCCCGACACTTGACGCCATGACGCGCATCGGCGCATTCCACGACGCCATCGTGTGCCCCATGCTGGACGCAAAAATGGGCGAGGTGTTTGCCGCGGCATATCGATTCGGGCCAACGGGCCGCGAAAAGTTGACCGCGGACTGCGTGTTGCCCGTCGATCAAGTACTGGCGATGACGCCCGTGGAAACAATCTTTTTTGGCGATGGCGCGGAGCTTTACCGCGAACGAATCCACGCGTTACGTCCCAATGCCGTCATTCTCGGCGGCGAATTCCGGTCGCCGCGCGCCAGCGCCGTGTGCCTCGAAGCCGAAGACCGCGTCGCGCACGGATGCGATACATCGGCGGCGGCAGTCAAACCGGTGTACTTGCGCATGTCCCAGCCGGAAGTCCTCCGCGCACAGACCACACCATGAGCGTATCCGAATCGACAGAACTGAGATTTGTCCCGCTGTCGGGTACGCATTTGGCGGACGTTCTGGCAATCGAACAGGAGGCATATCCCGAGCCGTGGTCCGAAGGAATGTTCCGCGAGGAAATCCACCACGGCCGGTCTTATTTCGTCGTGGCGATGCTCGGTCCCGAGTTGATAGGCTACGGCGGCTATTGGCCATTGCTGGACGAGGCCCACATCACGAGCGTGACCATCAAGGATGAGTACCGAGGTTTGGGGTACGGGCGCAGCCTGCTGTCCCATATTCTGCGGCGGGCGATCGAGGACGATTTGAGCACCGCCACACTCGAAGTTCGTGAGTCAAACGTGCGCGCGCGCTCTCTCTACGAGAGTTTCGGTTTCGCGATTACCGGCAGGCGCCGCCGCTACTATCCGAAGACCGATGAAGACGCCCTGATCATGACCAAACGGTTGGAAAGCTGAGGCGACGTGTCCGGAGCATCGATTGGCAGCTTCAACAACGCGTCGGACGCGGCCGAATCCGAACAGCAGACCGCCGGCGTGCCCCTGGGCGGCGTGGGGGCGGGATGCTGCGAACTCGGGCGGGACGGACGCTTCCGCAACATCACCATCAACAACAACCGCACCGCTGAATCGCGCATCGACGTCGCGCCGGGCACGATCCTCGCGGTGCGCGCGGCGCGGCGCGGAAAAGTCGCACTGCGCATCCTGCAGACGGAAAGCGCGTTGCCCTTCAACGAAGCGGGAATCGCCGCGCCCTACACGGCCTCGCAGCGTCTCGCGTGGCGCGGCGTGTATCCCTGCTCGCATTACAAGCTAGACGACCCCACGTATCCGCTGGAGGTTACGTGGACCGCGCTGACACCCGTCATTCCCTACGACCACGAAGCGTCGACGCTCCCGCTCATCTTTCTTTCGTTCTACCTGCAGAATCCGTCGGAAGTCTCCTACGAGGTCTCCCTCGTCATGAACTGGGAGAACCTCTGCGGGTGCGCGCGCGGAAACTTCCCGGAAAAGCGCGGACCGATCAGGCCCGTGCTCGTCAGCCGCGACCAGGACAAAAAGACCCTCGAGGCGCAGTCGCACGAACCCGATCCGCAGCGAATGATCGCCGGCCTCGAATTCGGCTTCCGCGAAGATTTCCGCACCAGCGCCGAAGGCAACTACGCGCTGCTCATCGGCCAACAACGTGACGTGCAGGTAACCATGATGGGCTGGAACGAACGCAATCCGCGCGAACTCGAAGTATTCTGGAACCAGTTCCATGACGGAGGCCGCCTGGGCAATAAGCTGTCCCGGGACGAAGCCGGCCATTCCGGCGCGCTGTGCGCATCATTCGATCTCGCGCCGCAACAATCCCGCAACATCGTGTACGTGCTCGCGTGGTACTGCCCGAAGTACGTCGCGCGCGGCATCGATCAGCGCAACGGCTACGCGAACAACTTTCGCAGCGCAATCGAAGTCGCGACGCAGGGCCTCACCTATCATCAGTACTACTTCAAGGCCGTCGAAGATTGGCAGCGGCGCATTATGACCTCGACGTTGCCGCAATGGCTCAGCAAAGCGCTGATCAACAACAACTACGTCATGTCCACGAACACCCTGTTCACCGGCGGCAACGACTTCGCCATGTTCGAGTCCCCCGCGGACCCGCGCACCTCGACGCTCGATCGCCGCCTGTACTCGTCGATCGGATCGCTGCTGTTCTTCCCCAATTTCGAGGAGGGCGAGCTCGCCGCAATCGCGCGGCCCAGGGACGGAAAAGACCCCGGCCGGATTTATCGCCACCTCGGATTGGAAAGCGTGCACCAACCGTCCCACGGCTCCACCAGCGCGCCGATGCTCGACACCAGCATCGCGTTTGTGCTGATGGCGTACCGCAACTACTTCATGACCGGCAAGCGGTTCATTCTCGACCATTTGTTCTCGCGCGTGAAGGAGGCGATGGCGTTTGTGCTTGCGCACGACCGCGACGGCGACGGGCTGCCCGAGCAATCCGGATGCACGATGACGCGCGATCGCTGGGCCGTCTACGGCACGAACAGCTATACAAGCGGCCTTTGGATCGCCGCATTGCGCGCATACGCCCGGCTCGCGCGGCGCCTCGGCGACAAAGCCGAGGCGCTTGCCTACGAAGAACTGCTTCCACGCGCCCTCGAAAGTTTCGACCGCAAACTTTGGTATGAAGAGGGCGGTTATTACCGTTTCTATTGCGCCACCGGGATCGACGACGCGCCGCAAGAGTTCAACGACGCGTGCGACTCGGCCCAACTCGCCGGCCAGTGGTACGCCGATTTTCTCTGCCTCGGGCAGCTCCTGCCGCCGGAGAAAGTGAAAAAGGCACTCGGCGCAATCTGCAAACTCAACGACCAGCGAAACGGCGTCGCCCAGGGCGTCATGCTCGACGGGTCCGTCTGCACCAACCCCGACAGCGTCGGGTTTCCGCCGGAGGCCGAGCGCGCGTGGCCCGCGTTCGACATGGGCCACTACGCCAGCCTGATGATCACCCACGGCTATCCCGACCGCGGCCTGTTCTCGGTGCAAAAGAACTGCAAGAATGTACATGCGCGGCGCGGGCGCGTGTTCAATCAACCCATGATGTGGGACCTCGACGCCAACAATGCCGTTGGCTGGGGCCAAGACCGCCACATGGGGTCGATGACCGCGTGGCACGTGCTGTACGCGCTGCAGGGTTTTCATCTCAACGTGCCCGACGGCGTGCTGTGGTTTCGCCCGCACCTGCCCATCGGCGTGTTCAGTCTGAGCGCGCCGCTGTTCACGCCCATCAGTTTCGGGTGGGTGCGATTCCGCGAGGATGACGAGAAAACCTACCGGCAATTCGTTCAGCTTACGTTCGATAGCCCGATCTATTTGAAGACCCTCGTGCTTCGCTTGCCCGCGGAAGTGGAAGACGTCAAAGTCGAATGCGAAAGCGAAAACGGCATCGAAGACGTCGATCATATTTTTGGCTACGACGGCAGCGAACGCCTAATCGAGATCATGGCGAAAAAACCAATCATGATCGGCAGCATGCTCAAGGTCTCGCTGGCACAGACGCGCGGCGGAAACGTACGCCTTCCGCGCCCCGCGGGACGATAAACGCGCGTGCGAATCTACGGACTCACCGGCGGCACCGGCAGCGGAAAGTCCGAAGCCGCGCGCCGTTTCGCGGAACTGGGGTTTCCCGTCATCGACGCCGACGCGGTCGGCCACGACGTCATCGCGCCCGGCGGCGCGGCGGAACGCGCAGTCATCGAAGCGTTCGGGCCGGACATCGTTACGGCCGGCGCGATCGATCGCGCGAAGCTCGGCGCAATCGTGTTCCGCGACGACGCCGCGCGAAAGCGGCTCAACGCGATCGTGCATCCCGCGATCGGCATGGCCATCGCCATGCGATGCGCGGCGCTAGCCGAAAAGGGACACGGCGCCGTTGTTGTCGACGCCGCCCTTATCGCCGAGAACGGAAGGAAAGAGGACTATCTCAGCGGGCTCATCCTGGTGATGAGTCCCGTCGAATTGCGCATCCAACGGCTGATCGAACACCGCGAAATCGACCTGGCCGAGGCGCGTCGGCGAATCGCGTCGCAAACCGCCCCCGAAACAAAGCTTGCCCTCGCCGACTGGGTGATCGACAATAGCGGCACGAAGGAAGAACTGTACAGGCAGGTTGACGCAATCGCCCGGGAAATGAACGGATGAATCGCATGGCCGCGCGGCGACGTCGAATCTTCGATTACAAGCGCGAGCAACCGTGAGCGAAGTCTGGATTACGGTAACAAAACATGAACCCTAACCTCGCCAGATGTCCGCGATGCGGCAAGATATTCGCCGCACAGGCCGGCAAGTCTCTCTGCGCGAAGTGCAACACCGAGTTCCTCGATTACGGCGATCGCGTCCTGGATGCGATTGAAAAGCACGGGCTGCGCCAACCCGATGAGATTGCCGAGTTCACCGGCGTGCCGTTGGACACCGTGATCGATCTCGTCGAAAACAGCACGCTCTTGAGCCACGAGATCGAACAGGAACGCGTGTGCGCCGCGTGCAAGGAGCGCCTGGCCCAAAAGCACAGCGAATATTGCTTCCATTGCAGGCTCATGCTGAACAAGGCCTTCGGCGACGCCGTCAAACTGATGGGCGAAATCCGCGAGCGCGAACTGCGGCTGAAAAAGAAAAAGAAAGAAGACGCGTCCGTCCTGCTACCCAGCGTCGACGACGCCGTAAAACACAAACGCACGCGCCGATCGCTGCACCGCCCCGACCCCACGCCAAAGAGCCGATACTCGCCGTAAGGCGAACCGGCTCAGGCATCAGCCCAATGTTATTCAATGCGTAGGCTTCGTGAGATATCCACTCACCTCAATCGGAACCGGCAGGTGGGTAATGGTCGGGACGCAGCGGCTCGACTCCGTACGCCGGTCGTTCCAGTCCCAATCTCGAATGCGCGTCACGTTCGTCTTCGGCCGCAACATCACCAGGGGCGGCGACGAGAAAGAGGAAAGCGATGTAAGGGGCTCTAACAATAATAACGTCTTTGCGTTTACCCCGAAGGGGTTTCGGCGCGCAGCCCAGGGTTGGCCCGCCGAAGTCGCTTCGACGTAGGCGGGGCTACTAAGTCAATACGATGGTTGTCCTTGGCGCGCTTAGGCGTATGAACTTAGTACTAGCACTGTCGAACTGATTGACACAGCCCAGCGCGAGGGATACTCTCTGTCAAGAGTAATGTTGTAATTTGCGCGTTGGTGCTGCCTTGGCGGGTTGCGTGGTGCGTATGCAAGCGAATGTTTGTATCGTTGCCCGCTTCGGAGGATTGCGCGTCGACTACTGAAACGCAGAGAGGTGTGCCCGTATGCGGAACCGTTCGGCAGCGCTCGCGCTTGGGATAATCGCAAGCGTAGCTGCGATGTACTTCCTGACGCGTGGGAGTGGACGGGGCGAGCGGCCTTCCCAAGTGCCCAGCGTTGCGAGCTCGGAAGTGCAGAGTTCCGGCGCCGTGCGCGCACGGCGCGCAGCGCCGCCTACGCGCAGGCCCGTCGTTCAGTCCGCAACCCCCATACCGAACGGAAGTATTGCCGGGCACGTGTTCAATTCCGACGGGACACCCTGTTCCGACGCAACGGTCGAAGTGCGCGCCGATTCCCAAGACGATGCGACGAACGAAACCGAAGAGGCCGGCCATGCACCC
Protein-coding regions in this window:
- a CDS encoding LacI family DNA-binding transcriptional regulator is translated as MPKHTIYDIARLAGVSGKTVSRVLNDEPGVRPETRSRVESVIEQMGYQPHHGARSMRGQHRDCVGVVFSAPLQVVPISQQQVNWLFLELYRVFGARGKFICFDLNSSPNGTRGDDYARALWQRRCNGCIVHGALRLGDKTILRIHKSGSPYMALNRFDSIPDLCCATVDFEEAAYRSTKRLIDRGHTRIGMLQAFSKFQAGNERRNGYIRAYDESGIPVDDTLIRPVSFAGSEVTTATRELLVDQSATAIIDCSMLEDASWLLAGAAHAGRAPGSDFEIIDWTYGADSVVHSNACAHVRLPLREAGSEGIELLLQWFDRERDEPFQIIRRPELIEPDAIRDQQKATPVFDTLA
- a CDS encoding prepilin-type N-terminal cleavage/methylation domain-containing protein; translation: MQSKRGFTLIELLVVIAIIAILAAILLPALARAREAARRASCQNNLKQWGIVYKMFANEAREEKWPDEFIKFYIFPPGVPGFGADAGPEIPKVYPEYLTDPNLVKCPSAEEFIEESWYTAADGRNLFGSVSPLDVAANNEDCTDLSSCANVIDSNYAYLGYVIDGKTLTTTAETLTHPLFGSFNMPAGILVQPKEMWRTTLNRLDLANLTAFIGGSQTAADTLNLVTNGDLSVPNGVGNGGSNIVFHLREGVERFLITDINNPSATSQAQSQVFVMWDRLSTRPENFNHIPGGSNFLYMDGHVAFEKYQPSGPPPCNAAMGLYDAAIDD
- a CDS encoding prepilin-type N-terminal cleavage/methylation domain-containing protein; the protein is MRSKRGFTLIELLVVIAIIAILAAILLPALARAREAARRASCQNNLKQWGIVYKMFANEAKEEKWPDFFFKITLPPLGNPISDVSLGFNAGPYVPQIYPEYLSDPAVSACPSDASGGSDLWTSSVDGRNLFGTAIDDDYVPENNAISGPGCNHGGVCMNSIDASYAYFGYLMDRNSDTDPTSNLVALSALLVLFGSDPIPDAANKFGPQQFLELIVKLGNAALPQYIAFLSSQDPTAFNALTNNDVSVASGAGNSGGNLILKLREGIERFLITDINNPAGSAQAQSEIYVMLDRTSTKPEDFNHVPGGSNVLYMDGHVEFVKYGSKEPVQSNFARVDENLNPGN
- the rimI gene encoding ribosomal protein S18-alanine N-acetyltransferase; translation: MSVSESTELRFVPLSGTHLADVLAIEQEAYPEPWSEGMFREEIHHGRSYFVVAMLGPELIGYGGYWPLLDEAHITSVTIKDEYRGLGYGRSLLSHILRRAIEDDLSTATLEVRESNVRARSLYESFGFAITGRRRRYYPKTDEDALIMTKRLES
- the tsaB gene encoding tRNA (adenosine(37)-N6)-threonylcarbamoyltransferase complex dimerization subunit type 1 TsaB translates to MKTLGVDTSTPVNAVALCEGGRILVETHVDCGRAHAERLMATADWVLGEAGIGLEAVGMLAVSVGPGSFTGLRIGVAAWKGLALARGLPLAGVPTLDAMTRIGAFHDAIVCPMLDAKMGEVFAAAYRFGPTGREKLTADCVLPVDQVLAMTPVETIFFGDGAELYRERIHALRPNAVILGGEFRSPRASAVCLEAEDRVAHGCDTSAAAVKPVYLRMSQPEVLRAQTTP
- a CDS encoding dephospho-CoA kinase, whose translation is MRIYGLTGGTGSGKSEAARRFAELGFPVIDADAVGHDVIAPGGAAERAVIEAFGPDIVTAGAIDRAKLGAIVFRDDAARKRLNAIVHPAIGMAIAMRCAALAEKGHGAVVVDAALIAENGRKEDYLSGLILVMSPVELRIQRLIEHREIDLAEARRRIASQTAPETKLALADWVIDNSGTKEELYRQVDAIAREMNG